The following coding sequences lie in one Amblyraja radiata isolate CabotCenter1 chromosome 20, sAmbRad1.1.pri, whole genome shotgun sequence genomic window:
- the LOC116984384 gene encoding uncharacterized protein LOC116984384: MVDRYRYADHQLPKELEALEKVQKMFTRVLHGLEDINYKERLDKFGLLLVAERTIYGKVTALGTKTGSAGSTLTERNRWIEEKWRFLSGHIVRVVTRTSAPKEQHIIDHAFDDPLEGTSTPSPSTSQQHRSRHISSIDLTTPGGAEEGTDGNSIKSLNNTVRDGIKLLEEGCLRPNSFTQRAVDFCQAIMEEEINEGQWYFVWNMINGAITMRNKKRHSPSPLMFTEQQPARNPPLLFVYGEGRAQTPFQEGADGFADVNDSS, from the exons AAAGAATTGGAAGCTTTGGAGAAAGTGCAGAAGATGTTCACCAGGGTGCTGCATGGATTAGAAGATATTaactataaggaaaggttggacaaatttggctTATTATTGGTTGCTGAG AGGACTATCTATGGAAAGGTCACCGCACTTGGGACCAAAACAGGGTCAGCTGGCAGCACACTGACAGAGAGGAATAGGTGGATCGAGGAGAAGTGGCGGTTCCTATCAGGGCATATTGTGCGTGTAGTGACCAGGACTAGCGCACCCAAG GAACAACACATCATTGACCATGCGTTCGATGATCCTCTGGAAGGGACTTCCACGCCGAGCCCATCCACCAGCCAACAGCACCGCAGTAGGCACATTTCCAGCATCGACCTCACCACACCcggaggtgctgaagaagggacagATGGAAACAGCATTAAAAGT CTCAATAATACTGTTCGAGACGGTATTAAATTGTTGGAGGAAGGATGCCTGAGACCGAACAGCTTTACGCAGAGGGCAGTAGACTTCTGTCAAGCTATTATGGAAGAAGAAATAAATGAAGGACAATGGTATTTTGTATGGAATATGATCAATGGGGCAATCACTATGCGAAATAAAAAG AGACACTCACCATCACCACTGATGTTTACAGAGCAGCAGCCTGCTAGAAATCCACCTTTGCTTTTTGTTTACGGAGAGGGCCGTGCACAAACACCATTTCAAGAAGGGGCAGATGGTTTCGCTGACGTCAATGACTCCAGTTAA